The region GTTTCTAGAAACATCAGTGTGAAGATTTTTCAAACCGGAAAGTACTTGCAGAAACTACCCAAATTTATGAGAAGAAAATAGCGAACTTGATGAAGCAGTTGGAAGATGAGCATGCATGTTCTGAACGTGTCAAGGAACAGTCGGATCTGATGGAGAAGAGAATAGCTGATTTGATGATGCAAGTAGAAGATAAGCGTATGCAGTCCGAAAGTGCTGAAAAAAAGTTAGTTGTGATGAGGATGAAAATTTCAGATCTTATGACAAAAATGGATGATGAGCGCTATCGATCTGGGAGTTCAAAAGAACAAATAGATAAACTGCAGAAACTCCTGGGTGATCATCAAACATCAACTCAGGTCAAGCTCCAAAGCTGCGATTACTGGTTATATGCCATTGATGCTGAATATCATGTGTTATATCTTATTCATTTTCATCCGGGCTCTCCTTTTGTTCGTCTAATCAAGTTTAGAGATGCATGTTCCTTTTGTTTTTTTGTTACAAAATAAGTGTACATCAATTATCAATAATTTTAGAAGGCAAAGTAGCATACATTCTTATCACATGGATTTAACATAAAACATATGGCATCTACATCATATCATCATTATGTCATGACACTATTTTTAGAAGATAAATTTTGCTCCTTTAATATAACTTATAACTTTAAATTGTGAGGCTGATTTTCTTGCCTATTCCTTATAACAGATAGAACATAATACATTTCAGAAGGCACTAGAAGAAAGCAATCAAATGTATGAGAAGAAAATAGCAAACTTAGTTCAACAACTGAAGGATGAGAAGGCTCGTTCTGTAGCTGCAGAGGAACAATTGGTTGCATCAAGGAAACCACTTGGTGATAATGAAACTATTATTCAGGTGAGGtgtatacacatatatatatagctCAAGATAATGCACTAACATATGATTCCACTAATCTAGAATGCAGCAGTGTTGTTTTAAATTTGATTGTAGTTAAATTGAAAATTTAATGCCTACATTTTGTAAttttaataattagttaattactACACATTGCAAACGATAAAAAGTTACAATAAATGTGAAGATTAGCGAGTACTACATAAACATGCTGACTAAAGATTTTCTATGTATACTGGCTGCACATGCATAGTCTCATGTCAGTGTATTATTAACTTGATATGCTAATCCAACATGGCAACACTAATAGGCAGTCCTGTAGGTGTATGTTTTTTAGATCATATATATCTACAAGTGAATATTGCACAACATGTTTTGTTGATTCTGGTATATCTCACTAGTGGTAATACGATTTTAATATATGGAAAAATCACTTCCCTTTTCAATACATTTAGTGACTATGACACCACAATTTCATCTTTTGTCCCAAATTTGCGCGTAGTACTCCTTAATAAAATACTCTAAACTTTACTTATGGTATCGGATAATTTTAACAACGGTCGAATACATGCCTATTGGAGATAAATAAGTCTAGTTTTACCTGGCAATTCCGTCATTCTATGTTACCTCTTGGTTGCTTAATCCATGGTGCAAGGAAATTACATTTTTTTCAGTTACTATTATATTCCCCTTCAAAGTGTCAagtttttttcttctttctttttggTTGCAGGTTTCAGAGAAAAAAGAAATAGGCAACCTCAGAAGGAGAATAAAGGAGGTGTCTCAGCTGCATGAAACAACTTTAAATGAACTTCAATCCTTAAAATCAGAATACAAGGATCTATTATCTGACAAGGTATGTTTGGAATCTGAATAGGGACAAATAGGCTCACAGATCACCACTATCTTTTGTATGTAATCAATGTGACTTATATAGATCCTTACAACTGCAGAGGCAAATTCATTGTTAGTTCATTGTTTACTCCCCTATATAGTTGACCCTTCTTATGAAACTCACCTTACCTTGTTTCTTTGCATAATTTTATATACAATCCTGTTTTGGTTTCCTAGCAATGTATTAAACCGTGCTAAGAAAATCTATTTTTGCGCTAAATTATCAATTAAGTTTTAGGTAGCGTTTTTATCCTCTGAATTGCAGATTAAAGAGAAAGATGATACTGACAACCTTAAATTGAAACTACAAGAGATGTCTCAACTTCATGAAGTAACAGTTAATGAACTCCAATCCCTGAAATCAGAACACGGAAATTTGTTGTCTGAGAAGGTGAGTTTGGGATATTGGAATATGAAGTCTGATATATGTCCTGCACAAATTTTCCTGTAAAATGTTAATAGCTTCAATTATATAGCTGTTCTTAAGTACAAATACTCTGGGCTTCATTATCAGCGCAGGAGAGGAAAATTTAATTGTGCAGGTCTCTTTTTACCCTCTTTTTTATACTATTTAGGACAAAGTGAATGACGAACTCTACATCACGAAACAAGCACTTATTGCTGAGGAAAGACGAAGGAAGGACGTTGAACATGAGCGCGATGTAATAAAGAAGGTTGTTCCTGAAAGTGAAGATGATTACGAGGTATGGGTTCCACAGAAACACAAAATTATCAGTTTTTTCATTCTCCTAACTTGTTCAATGTAAATGGTCCACAGGATAAGAGATCATATATGAAAGAAAATATAACTAAAGGATCTTCAGCTTTCAGTACACCTTTGGCTTTACAAAAATCATTGAATGTATCTAGAGATGTATTTTCCGGGCAAAGAACCACCATAGCAAAAATATGTGAAGAAGGCAAGATTCTTCTTAATaatctatttttatttttcaaaatttgatTTTTGACTAGAATCTCTTTTCTTTGTTTAACGATGGATCCTGTCAAATTATCTAAGAAAATTATTGTGCATTTTTAAGTTAAAGAGTACTCCTAACCATGTGAATATGCTCAGCATTGCATTTTTAACTAACTGAGCATATATTGCTTTGTTTTCCAGTGGGGCTTCAAAAGATACTAGCTCTGTTAACATCTAGTGACATTGATGTGCAAATTCATGCTGTAAAGGTCATAGCCAATCTTGCTGCTGAAGGTACATGGCTATCTACTATTATCTACATTTGCCAGAATCTCTGTGTTGTATAATGTGTTAAAGGTTAGATAATACAAAATTAGCTTATACTGATGCTTGTGGTAATATTATGGGATAAACGCATGTTTCCTTTGCAGAGTAGCATTTCTCATGAatgctaaaaagaaaaataatgagTTCAAATACACCTTAACTTAGCATTAAGAGTTTGTTAGCCTTTCTCGTAGAAATCCTGATAAAATTAGAGTTGAAGCAGGCATTAATATTTGCCTGAAGAATTTGAAAAGCATTTGTGAATCTTTCCGTTGCATGTTTATCATGTATTTTCTTCTCCCTATGCTTGTCAGTTGCCACAAAAAAACCGATTCAGCCTCTTATCCATCTTTGCTGGATACAAAATGGACAAATTGCAATATTTCTGTTTGGTCTTCTTTTGAAAGCTAAATTCTTAAATACTGTAATGCTTAAGTCTTAACTATATGGAACAGGAAAAGCTACTAATATCTTCATTAATATACATACGTGATCCCTTTAATTCCTTCGAGTACCGGTGTCGGACACTCGACACTTAGACATGGACACTCGGACTTGGACACTTGCTTTAGGCcaaaaacatgtatatttttcaaaatgttGCCAAGTCCGATACTTGGACATGTATTCATGTCGGACACTTCTAGCCGAGTCCGAGTAACACAGTTTGCAAATTTGTGATCATTTAGTTGTTATCATGTTCACTGCGCAACACAATAAGCAATCCTCATTAAAAGAAATGACATCATTTATGTGAAACTTATTTTTATGTTTAGAAGTGTTCATGCTTTTTTAATAAGAACTAATTTGCTACCAATGGTCTTTTGGCCCGGAGGATGTCTCTCTTGCTTCCTTTACAGGAACTCAAGGGTTCAAATTTTGCCAAGATGTGTGAGTGTGTTTTATTAccaaaagaaagaaaaaaaatagaactAGTTGCTCAATATTCGCAACTGAAAACAGGTCATATCCACAGAAATTGCTCACTGCTATTGCTCTTCTAAAGGaaaatattgttgtattggtcATTGATAAAAATCCTATGTGACAAAATATATTTCATTATAGATGTTAATCAGGAAAAGATTGTCGAGGAAGGAGGCCTAGATGCACTGCTTATGTTGTTACGATCATCCCACAACACGACAATACTTAGGGTTGCTTCAGGGGCAGTGGCAAATTTAGGAATGAATGGTACTTAAGTCTCCATATTCTTTACATCCATATACTATTGTGATATTCTCAATAACTCCAACACTGTACATTGTTGTTTTTCTTCCATATGCACTCAGTATGCAGAGTTGCAGACCTTATGACAATATAGTTTCAGTAAATGATGAGTGCTTATTATCCTGAAACAGTATCTGATGGATCTGAATTTTGCTTTTAATCTTAGAGAAAAATCAAAGCTTAATTGCAAGTAAAGGAGGTGCTCGACTACTAGCAAATACAGCATCCCGAACAGATGATCCCCAAACTCTCAGAATGGTGGCTGGAGCAATTGCAAACCTATGCGGAAATGGTAAGCTCATGATCGTTATTAAAAATAGCAATTTGCTCAGTGTTTCCTTTGCTTTCATGATTCCATTAGTTATGTAGTCCTTTTCTTCTTTAGATATGAATAACTTCTTATAAACTGATGCAACTTTGTTTATTGGAATTTTGACAGAGAAGTTGCATTTTTTGTTGAAAGAAGAAGGTGGTATTATAGCACTCCTCGGAATGGTTAGATCCGGGAACAGTGATGTAATTGCACAGGTTGCCAGAGGAATAGCAAACTTTGCTAAATGCGAATCTCGAGGAATTAATCAAGGTCCGTAAAAGTTTATCTAGATCAGATTTTAAGCAGTTTGCCAGACTAACATTACAAATTGCAGGTCACAGGAAAGGCCGCTCACTTTTAATAGAAGATGCTGTGCTTGAATGGTTGATTTCCAATACGAATATTGCCTCAACTGCGACGCGGCGTCACGTGGAACTCGCTCTTTGCCATTTAGCACAAAATGGTAAGCAAGATATACTCATTTTTGTTTGATTTCCTTATTATACATGGAGATTGAGATATGCAGAGAGTCAATATTATATTAAAAGAATCTGTTTACTCGTTTAACACCACGTACTCTTCTCATAATTCGTGACCACCTAAGAGATCTCCCACCTTTGCTCCGATTACAGCTGTGTGGTATCTTCCCCTTCTCTTAAGCTTATGAGCCTTTGTCTTCCCCGTCCAACACAAGGCCCTATCTTCTTATCACTTGCAATTTTTGCACTCTCTTCCCCCTCTCCACTTGCATTGTCTATTTAAACTATTGAAGAATTGTGTAATCATTCAAAAAACTAAATACAAATTTTACTAAATATCGTTGAATACAAATTTGTATTCTGAGTTGGAATGTACTGATGCGTCTTAATTATTGCAGTGGACAATGCCAACGATCTTATATCCTCAGGAGGGTTGAAGGAACTTGTACGTATATCGACAGAATCAAGCAGAGAAGATATCCGTAACTTAGCAAAAAAGACACTGAGATACAATATATTGTTTCAAGCACACACATAATCTAGTAGCTCTAAGTTATATTAAAAGAAATGATCATATCTGTTCATCTTGCCTCCCTGTTTGCATTTTGTGAATATCATTCAGGTGAGACAAGTATAAATGATATCTGGACATTAGTCTCTCCCTTATTAAGAGTTTACAGTGAAAAAATTGCACTGTCTAAAATCAAATGTCGCTTGTTCTTGTGCTTCCCCGTTGCATTTAACTTCTTGAAACTGTAAGGCTGTGAGCTCTTATGAATACCATATTCACACATTTATAACAACTTTGAGCTGATTGGTACTTTTCAAGTTAGGATAATGTGAGGAGAAAAATAAGTTTTACGGAAGGCTTTAGAGAGATAAATTGGGAGCTTTGTTTGTAAAAATAATTCTTATGGTTTATATTAACTCACAGTTAAATTTCTTTGAAAGTAAAGTAATAGCTTTTGGACGAAAAAGGTGCAtagattattatttttatcattttatcgaaaaaatattatattttaggGTGTATTTACAAACAAAAGTATTCAGTTGGTTATCGGGGAAAAATCAATATACTTATAATGTCGAATCAGGATCAACTAGGACATAAATAAAGTATTGGGTCGAACTATTATATGATGTCAAGGTAATAGCTATGAATAGTCGTTGACTTCCGGGAAAGGATAGAAGAATGGGACCTATTACGGGACAGATAATTCATTACAGATAACTATTCTATGATATCAAGGTAATAGCTATGAATAGTCGTTGACTTCCGGGAAAAGATAAAAGAATGGGACCTATTACGGGACAGATAATGCATTACAGATCATTACGCTTCAATCGAGTTATTCTATTCCATCTCTTAGAAAGAAAAAAACTTAAATCAAAATACTTAATAGCAATGGCGATACATATATACAAAACTCTACCGTGAGCACACGCAATTGAATTGTAGACAGGTCGTAATGCCAGAGGAATCATTACCGCAGGGCATAGAGGGGAGGTCATAAGCGTAACGTAAAATAGATTTCAGATAGAATGAAGAAAAATATATACGGTAGAATCGTAACTATAGAATACCGCCCTAATCGAAATGTGAGAATTTATAATACGTAATCCATTGATTTTGAATGATTGTTGCTGATTTTGTCCGATTTTAATTGTGCGCAGATTTTAGCGGGTGTTGGCCCTAAATGTCACTCAAACACAAATTATAATTCAAAATATCACTTATGGAAATTAACGCCCAAAATGTCACTTCACAATGGAACTTCGTGTAGCGTTTAAGGCGTTTTTCTTTTAAAATCGTAAAACAGTATTTCGTGTAACGTTTCGTtgttttttaataatttaaaaataataaaaaacgTTACTTGAAAGAACGTTTTAACTTGTTTGAATTTTTTAAAGTTGGCAAAAAGTGAGATTAAGTGGTGTTTTAAAATCAAACACTACATTATCTATCATTTTGGCCCAAAACTCTACTTTATCAAGCGTTTtccatatattttttttaaaaaattaacctcaaataaaaaattgttaattcctaaaatattaaaaaattatttaaattatttctatgttaaaaaatatttaattaaattacaATTCTTGCAGGTTATTATATGAGCCCGTATGGTTTatccagtgcgcacccgaagggtagcggctgcgggttacctaagATTAAAAAAAACCAAAAGGGGATTGGTGAaccctaaaatgttaaaaattattaaattaagttACAATTCTAAATTTAAAATTGTTTAATTTTTATAGTTTTTTATCGTAGGGAACCCACAACCGCTACCGTTCGGATGCGCACCGGGTAAACCTCACGAGCTCatgcaatagcctgcaaaccacgtaaACCAAGATAAACTGCATTaaagcgacatgctctgactcaTGAGACATAATCGTAAATTCTCCTCCCATGAGATTCAAACTTGTGCCCAAAAGGATATTTACCCCGTTTTTAACCAACTAAGCCCACCCAggcaaaaaaaattaatatttacacTTTTGGTTCTTGGGGTTTAACCCTAGCTTAAATTAGGATTTAGGCTATAGGCCGTAAAGCCTAAATCAGtgtaatatttattaatttattttttaatatttctaaaacctAAAAGTAATTGGTGAACCCTAAATATTAAAATTGTTAAATAATggtataattttaaaatttaaaaatactaaataaaaAGAAATCTCGAAAACGTAACTTTTTAAGGACATTAAATAATACACCAAAAGCAGCTCAAATTAGAAAAAAGAACATGCACACAAAATGTTAGTTAATCTAACGTTTGCCACCTTAGAATGTAAAAAATAATTATAGCAAAACGATATTTCATGTTGCATTTTGTCCTGTTTTCAAAATGCTACACGATACCTAGTTATAAAATGACATTTTGGGCCATAATTCTCAAATGTGACATTTTGAGTAGTTTTTTACCGAAATAGTAATATTTTGGTAAATTTCTTGATTTTAGCGGAGTTGTTGAATAAATCTGGCTGAGTAGTGATTCTAAAAATACATCAAAATCTTTTGGATTTTGctaaaatttctgaaaatataaaatacactaaCAAATTCATCAAAAACTACGATTttataaaatacaaaaaaaataatGGACTTTTAAATACCACCAAATTTTaatggattttttttaaaattcaaattaaatatcaCCGGATTTTAATGGAGTTTTTTAAATCTAAATTGATACCCCATATTTTAAAAGACTTTTTTCAATCcttttgaataccatcagatttaaaaaaaaaaattagaatgCAGACGAAATATCCTaggattttcaaaatttaaaaaaatccTTAAAAACTCAATTGTATACACCTCTCtttgaatattataaaaaattattttaattactttAAGATTTTTATGTCTGTTACATATTATTTTCGATTTTTTGCTAcgttttaaaatttataatcatttatttatataatgaagttattttttctaataaaaaaaatgtgaaactAACTTTTGAATTTATTAGAAATCAAATGTTTATGCACCCCGAGGATATACTAATTTATTCTTTACGGCCAAATTGCAATAAATCACTTATGTTAAACTAACTTTGCCCATGCGAATTACGGAGGATTATGTTTATCatttttttatatgatttttttaaaaatatttactttttatttaactaaattttaataaaattattttattccCTAAAAAAATTATGATATTCATAAATAATGTATTTTCAAAAAAATTGTAATTTTTGTATTATTAGATTTAGTTATTGTTGTATTTTTACATTTTAACCTAAATATAACATATGTGTTATAATTTAGTTTATTTTTTCcattatttgattttttttcacattataaattttaaagataatattttaatcatatcacataatatgattatgtaattatttttattttatttatatattttattttcttaatcTTGCGGAGTTTAATCAAGAATTGGAAAGTTGGTTGGGATTTGCATCTTACGCGTTTGTAacattattttaatatttttcgaTCTCAGTagtgattttgaaaaaaaatataatttaaacttagtatttttaaatatattttattagatttgtatttcaatttgaattgtaatagtttattattattattattattattattattattattattattattatatttcttcctagtttttatattttataagattcatgtattttaaa is a window of Apium graveolens cultivar Ventura chromosome 11, ASM990537v1, whole genome shotgun sequence DNA encoding:
- the LOC141698185 gene encoding kinesin-like protein KIN-UC isoform X2, with protein sequence MAATRNSLHAKHTLPLPSSSSHSSSSNSSTRNSINANGNANNLSRSKLPISARRSVTPSSRSRSPSFNDPENGRVRVAVRVRPRTEEDLVTEADFADCVEIQPELKKLKLRKNNWSSEAYRFDEVFSGGASQRRIYEVVAKPVVESVLEGYNGTIMAYGQTGTGKTYTLGRLGEDDASERGIMVRALEDMIANTSAASDNLEISYLQLYMESVQDLLAPEKINIPIVEDSKTGEVSAPGASVVGIQNLDQFLQVLRVGETNRHAANTKMNTESSRSHAILMINVRRSVQVNEENDTFAIQKDGRSDLSGYHATPTVRRSKLLIVDLAGSERLDKSGSEGHTAEETKFINLSLTSLGKCINALAENSPHIPTRDSKLTRLLRDSFGGSARTSLIITIGPSSRHHAETTSTIMFGQRAMKVVNTVKLKEEFDYEILCRKLEKEVDHLTAEMDRQLKMKDNDIIKLERELEECKSSFAETESSSAAKSKAENIRLESEMKEMLKELDLQKVQNDSLCNEVIRLKAKIETNKLVEKENSRLEVEMKDLLTELRLQKDQNILMQDDITRLKTSLSHSSKHQCEDFSNRKVLAETTQIYEKKIANLMKQLEDEHACSERVKEQSDLMEKRIADLMMQVEDKRMQSESAEKKLVVMRMKISDLMTKMDDERYRSGSSKEQIDKLQKLLGDHQTSTQIEHNTFQKALEESNQMYEKKIANLVQQLKDEKARSVAAEEQLVASRKPLGDNETIIQVSEKKEIGNLRRRIKEVSQLHETTLNELQSLKSEYKDLLSDKIKEKDDTDNLKLKLQEMSQLHEVTVNELQSLKSEHGNLLSEKDKVNDELYITKQALIAEERRRKDVEHERDVIKKVVPESEDDYEDKRSYMKENITKGSSAFSTPLALQKSLNVSRDVFSGQRTTIAKICEEVGLQKILALLTSSDIDVQIHAVKVIANLAAEDVNQEKIVEEGGLDALLMLLRSSHNTTILRVASGAVANLGMNEKNQSLIASKGGARLLANTASRTDDPQTLRMVAGAIANLCGNEKLHFLLKEEGGIIALLGMVRSGNSDVIAQVARGIANFAKCESRGINQGHRKGRSLLIEDAVLEWLISNTNIASTATRRHVELALCHLAQNVDNANDLISSGGLKELVRISTESSREDIRNLAKKTLRYNILFQAHT
- the LOC141698185 gene encoding kinesin-like protein KIN-UC isoform X1; this translates as MAATRNSLHAKHTLPLPSSSSHSSSSNSSTRNSINANGNANNLSRSKLPISARRSVTPSSRSRSPSFNDPENGRVRVAVRVRPRTEEDLVTEADFADCVEIQPELKKLKLRKNNWSSEAYRFDEVFSGGASQRRIYEVVAKPVVESVLEGYNGTIMAYGQTGTGKTYTLGRLGEDDASERGIMVRALEDMIANTSAASDNLEISYLQLYMESVQDLLAPEKINIPIVEDSKTGEVSAPGASVVGIQNLDQFLQVLRVGETNRHAANTKMNTESSRSHAILMINVRRSVQVNEENDTFAIQKDGRSDLSGYHATPTVRRSKLLIVDLAGSERLDKSGSEGHTAEETKFINLSLTSLGKCINALAENSPHIPTRDSKLTRLLRDSFGGSARTSLIITIGPSSRHHAETTSTIMFGQRAMKVVNTVKLKEEFDYEILCRKLEKEVDHLTAEMDRQLKMKDNDIIKLERELEECKSSFAETESSSAAKSKLLEAENIRLESEMKEMLKELDLQKVQNDSLCNEVIRLKAKIETNKLVEKENSRLEVEMKDLLTELRLQKDQNILMQDDITRLKTSLSHSSKHQCEDFSNRKVLAETTQIYEKKIANLMKQLEDEHACSERVKEQSDLMEKRIADLMMQVEDKRMQSESAEKKLVVMRMKISDLMTKMDDERYRSGSSKEQIDKLQKLLGDHQTSTQIEHNTFQKALEESNQMYEKKIANLVQQLKDEKARSVAAEEQLVASRKPLGDNETIIQVSEKKEIGNLRRRIKEVSQLHETTLNELQSLKSEYKDLLSDKIKEKDDTDNLKLKLQEMSQLHEVTVNELQSLKSEHGNLLSEKDKVNDELYITKQALIAEERRRKDVEHERDVIKKVVPESEDDYEDKRSYMKENITKGSSAFSTPLALQKSLNVSRDVFSGQRTTIAKICEEVGLQKILALLTSSDIDVQIHAVKVIANLAAEDVNQEKIVEEGGLDALLMLLRSSHNTTILRVASGAVANLGMNEKNQSLIASKGGARLLANTASRTDDPQTLRMVAGAIANLCGNEKLHFLLKEEGGIIALLGMVRSGNSDVIAQVARGIANFAKCESRGINQGHRKGRSLLIEDAVLEWLISNTNIASTATRRHVELALCHLAQNVDNANDLISSGGLKELVRISTESSREDIRNLAKKTLRYNILFQAHT
- the LOC141698185 gene encoding kinesin-like protein KIN-UC isoform X3 — encoded protein: MAATRNSLHAKHTLPLPSSSSHSSSSNSSTRNSINANGNANNLSRSKLPISARRSVTPSSRSRSPSFNDPENGRVRVAVRVRPRTEEDLVTEADFADCVEIQPELKKLKLRKNNWSSEAYRFDEVFSGGASQRRIYEVVAKPVVESVLEGYNGTIMAYGQTGTGKTYTLGRLGEDDASERGIMVRALEDMIANTSAASDNLEISYLQLYMESVQDLLAPEKINIPIVEDSKTGEVSAPGASVVGIQNLDQFLQVLRVGETNRHAANTKMNTESSRSHAILMINVRRSVQVNEENDTFAIQKDGRSDLSGYHATPTVRRSKLLIVDLAGSERLDKSGSEGHTAEETKFINLSLTSLGKCINALAENSPHIPTRDSKLTRLLRDSFGGSARTSLIITIGPSSRHHAETTSTIMFGQRAMKVVNTVKLKEEFDYEILCRKLEKEVDHLTAEMDRQLKMKDNDIIKLERELEECKSSFAETESSSAAKSKLVEKENSRLEVEMKDLLTELRLQKDQNILMQDDITRLKTSLSHSSKHQCEDFSNRKVLAETTQIYEKKIANLMKQLEDEHACSERVKEQSDLMEKRIADLMMQVEDKRMQSESAEKKLVVMRMKISDLMTKMDDERYRSGSSKEQIDKLQKLLGDHQTSTQIEHNTFQKALEESNQMYEKKIANLVQQLKDEKARSVAAEEQLVASRKPLGDNETIIQVSEKKEIGNLRRRIKEVSQLHETTLNELQSLKSEYKDLLSDKIKEKDDTDNLKLKLQEMSQLHEVTVNELQSLKSEHGNLLSEKDKVNDELYITKQALIAEERRRKDVEHERDVIKKVVPESEDDYEDKRSYMKENITKGSSAFSTPLALQKSLNVSRDVFSGQRTTIAKICEEVGLQKILALLTSSDIDVQIHAVKVIANLAAEDVNQEKIVEEGGLDALLMLLRSSHNTTILRVASGAVANLGMNEKNQSLIASKGGARLLANTASRTDDPQTLRMVAGAIANLCGNEKLHFLLKEEGGIIALLGMVRSGNSDVIAQVARGIANFAKCESRGINQGHRKGRSLLIEDAVLEWLISNTNIASTATRRHVELALCHLAQNVDNANDLISSGGLKELVRISTESSREDIRNLAKKTLRYNILFQAHT